The Usitatibacter rugosus genome segment AGCCGTTGAATCGCGTCACGCTCGGCTTCGGCGACAACTCCCAATACAACGTCTCGGCGGACATCGCGCGCCGCTTCGGTCCGGACGGCGCGATGGGCGTACGCATCAACGGCGCCTATCGCGACGGCGGTACCTCGATCGACGACGAGCACGCCGAGCTCGGCCTCGCGTCGATCGGCCTCGACTGGCGCAGCCGCGACGTGCGCCTCTCGGGTGACCTCGGCTACCAGGACAACCGCCTGCGACAGACACGCACCAACGTGAGCCTCGGGTCCGGCGTGACCTCGGTGCCCGGCGTTCCCGACGCGGCGCGCAACTTCGCGCAACCCTGGTCGTACTCGAACGAGAAGGACCTTTTCGGCACGCTCCGCGGCGAATGGGATATCGCGCGCAACGTCACGCTCTACGGCGCGTACGGCCTTCGCCGCAGCGAGGAAGCGAACTCGCTCGCGAACATCACCGTCGATGACGGCACCACCGGAGCCTCGAGCGTCCAGCGCTTCGACAACACGCGCGAGGACCGCGTCGACACCGGCGAGGTCGGCGTGCGAGGCAAGTTCCGCACCGGCTCGGTGGGGCACGAGTGGGTGGTCGCGGCTTCGTACTTCCAGGGCGAGCGCGACAACGCCTATGCGTTCGACTTCTTCAACTCGCTGCCGACGAACCTCTACTCGCCCATCTCGCATCCGCAGCCCGCCTTCAGTCCCGCGACGTTCTACGGCAACGAGATCTCGTCGCCGTCGCTCACCGGCCGCACCCGGCTCACGAGCATCGCGATCGGCGATACCTTGTCCTTTCTGGACAACACCCTCCTCGCCACGGTGGGATTGCGCGACCAGAAGCTGAAGGTCGAGAACTTCGCGTACACGACGCACGCGGCCGATCCGGCGTACGACGACAGCCGCGTGAGCCCGGCCGTGGGCGTGGTGTACCGCGCCTCCAAGCGGCTCTCGCTCTATGCGAACTACATCGAGGGCCTCACGCAGGGCGAGACGGCGCCCTCGACCGCGGCCAACCTCGGCGAGATGCTCGCCCCGTACGTGTCCAAGCAGAAGGAAGTCGGCGTGAAGTACGACGCGGGCCGCCTCGGCATGAGCGCCGCCTACTTCTCCACCGACAAGCCGCGTGCGATCGTCGACTCGAGCAACACGTTCACCTCGAACGGCGAGGATCGCCACCAGGGCCTGGAATTCACGCTGTACGGCGAGGCCGCGCCTGGCCTGCGCGTGCTGGGCGGGGCCACGTGGCTCGACGCGAAGCAGGAAAACACAGGCTCGTCCGCGACCGACGGCAAGCGCGTGATCGGCGTGCCGCGCTGGCAGGCGAACTTCGGCATCGACTGGGACATTCGCGCCGTCGAAGGTCTCGCGGTCGATGCGCGCGTCGTCTATACCGGGTCGAGCTTTGCCGACGGGGCCAACACGCTCGAGGTGCCGGGTTGGACGCGCTTGGACCTCGGCGTGCGCTACCTGGTGGAGGTCCAGGGCAAGCCGGTGACACTGCGTGCGCGCCTCGACAACGCCACCGACAAGAACTACTGGGCTTCCGTCGGCGGCTTCCCCGGCATCGGCTACCTGGTCGTGGGTGCTCCCCGTACCTTCACCCTTTCGGGCAGCGTGGATTTCTGACCATGATGAGCCCCCGCGCGCTTCGCATCACGACGTGGCTGCACAAGTGGAGCAGCCTCGTTTGCACGGTCTTCATGCTGCTGCTGTGCCTGACCGGCCTGCCGCTGATCTTCCACCACGAGATCGGGCACCTCACCGGCACGGAGGTCGAGGCGCCACCGATGGCAGCGGGCACGCCGCACAAGCCGCTGGAGGAGATCCTCGCGGCAGGACATGCGCGCCATCCGCAGCGCGTGGTGCAGTTCGCATCGCCCGACGAGGAAGATCCGAACATCTGGTTCGTGACGCTGACGCCTTCGCCCGAGCCGACGGAGGACTTCAAGTCCGTGGCCGTCGACGCGCGCACGGCGCAGGTGCTGAAGGAGCCGAAGTTCGACGAGGGCTTCATGTACGTGATGTTCAAGCTCCACATCGACCTCTTCGCCGGCCTGGCGGGCAAGCTCTTCCTCGGCTTCATGGGCTTGCTGCTGCTGGTGGCGATCGTGACGGGCGTGATGCTCTACGCGCCGTTCATGCGCAAGCTCGCCTTCGGGGACGTGCGCCGCGAGAAGTCGCCGCGCGTGAAGTGGCTCGACCTGCACAACCTGCTCGGCATCGTCACGCTCACGTGGGCCTTCGTCGTGGGAGCCACCGGGATGATCAACACCTGGGCCGACCTGCTGATCAAGTACTGGCAGTACGACTCGATGACGACGCTGCTCGCGCCCTACAAGGGGCAACCGCTGGTGCCGGCGGCGGAGCGTGGGTCGCTGCAGAAAGCCTACGACGCGGCGCTCGCGCACGTGCCGGGCACCAAGGTCCGCTTCATCGCATTCCCCGGGACGGCGTTCTCGAGCCCGCACCACACGACGTTCTTCATGGCGGGGAACACGCCGCTCACCTCGAAGCTGCTGAAGCCCGTGATGGTGGATGCGAAGACCGCCGCGGTGACCAACGCGCCCGACTTGCCGTGGTACCTCACGGCGCTGCTGGTCTCGCAGCCGCTGCATTTCGGCGACTACGGCGGCATGCCGATGAAGGTCCTCTGGGCGCTCCTCGACATCGCGACGATCTTCGTCCTGGGCAGCGGCCTCTACCTCTGGCTCAAGCGCCGCCAGCCCCAGTCCCTCGTGGAGGAAGCGGGAGCGGTGGTGGGGGAAACCGCCTAGCGCCGCCTGGGGATGGGTAGAATCGGCCCATGGTCAAGGTCAAGGTCTACGGCATCCCCAACTGCGAGACCGTGAAGAAGGCGCGCGCCTGGCTCGAGGTGCACGGCGTCGAGTACGACTTCCACGACTACAAGAAGCAGGGCGTGGACAAGGGCCGCCTCGAGAAGTGGGTGCGGGAGCACGGCTGGGAGGCGATCCTGAACCGCTCCGGCATGACCTTCCGCAAGCTCGACCCGGCGCTCACGCAAGACCTGAACGCGAAGAAGGCCGTGGCCCTCATGGTCGCGCATCCTTCGGCGATCAAGAGGCCCGTGCTGGTCGAAGGGTCACGCACGCTCGTCGGCTTCAAGCCCGAGGCCTACCAGGCCGCGTTCCCCGGCAAGCGCTAGCGGTGGCGAACGACGAAGCCTTCATGCGCGAGGCGCTCGCCCTCGCGGCCGAAGCGGCCCGGGCCGGCGAAGTGCCGGTGGGCGCGGTGGTCGTAAAGGATGGCGAGGTCATCGGGCGCGGCTCCAACCGGCCGATCACGAACCGCGATCCCACGGCGCACGCCGAGGTGGTGGCGATGCGGGAGGCGGCCGCGCGGCTCGGCAACTACCGCCTGCCCGGCTGCGAGCTCTACGTGACGCTGGAGCCCTGCGCGATGTGCGTGGGCGCGATGATCCACGCGCGCGTCGCCCGGGTCGTGTATGGAGCGCGCGACCCGAAGACCGGCGCCTGCGGCAGCGTGGTCGACCTTCCCGCCGAGGCACGCCTGAACCACCACGGGACGTTCGAAGGCGGTGTCCTGGCCGACGAAAGCGGTGCGGTGCTGCGAAAGTTCTTCGCCGATCGGCGCTAGGTCGCGGGTGTAGAATTTCGTCGTCACCGCTGCTCGTATCCATGGCCGCCCCCCGCTTCGTCCACCTCCGCCTCCACAGCGAATACTCGATCGTCGATGGGATGGCGCGCGTGGATGCCGCGGTCGACGCGGCCGCGGCCGACGGCATGCCCGCGCTCGCGATCACCGACCTGGGCAACCTCTTCGGCGCGGTGAAGTTCTTCCAGGCCGCCCGCGGCGTGGGTGTCCAGCCGCTGGTCGGCTGCGACCTCTGGATCACCAACGAGCGCAGCCGCGACCACCCCTACCGCGCTGCCTTGCTCTGCCGCAACCGCGAGGGCTACCTCGCCCTGTGCGCGCTGCTCACGCGGGCGCACGTCGAGAACCACTGGCGCGGCCGCGCCGAGGTGCGCCGCGAGTGGCTGAAGGGCGTGCCGGGGCTGATCGTGCTCTCCGGAGCGCGCTCCGGCGACGTGGGCCAGGCGCTCGGCGCCAGCAACTTAGTCCAGGCGGAAGCGCTCGCCCGCGAATGGGCCGCGGATTTCCCCGGCGCCTTCTACCTCGAGGTCCAGCGCGCCGACCCGGAGCGTGACGAGCCCTACGTGCGAGCCGCCGTGGCGCTCGCGGGGCGCCTCGACATCCCGGTCGTCGCCACCCACCCGATCCAGTTCGTGAAGCGCGAGGACTACCGGGCCCACGAGGCGCGCGTGTGCATCGCGCAGGGCTACGTGCTGGGCGACCAGCGCCGTCCCCGCGAATTCCGCCCGTCGCAGTACTTCAAGACGCAGGACGAGATGGCGGAGCTCTTCGCCGACCTCCCCGAGGCACTCGCCAACACCATCGAGATCGCGCGGCGCTGCAGCTTCGAGTTCGAGCTGGGCAAGAGCCGCCTCCCGGACTTCCCCACGCCGAACGGCGAGTCGATCGAGGACTACCTGCGCAAGCGCTCGCAGGAGGGCCTCGCCATGCGCCTGGAGGCGCTGTACCCGGACGCGGCGGCCCGCGCGGAAGCCGCGCCGACGTACGCCGAGCGCCTCGAGTTCGAGCTGAAGACCATCATCCAGATGGGCTTCGCGGGCTACTTCCTCATCGTCGCGGATTTCATCAACTGGGCGCAGTCGCACGGCGTTCCCGTCGGTCCGGGCCGCGGCTCGGGCGCCGGTTCGCTGGTGGCCTACGTGCTGGGCATCACCGGCCTCGATCCGCTGCGCTACGAGCTGCTGTTCGAGCGCTTCCTCAATCCCGAGCGCGTGTCGATGCCCGACTTCGACATCGACTTCTGCCAGGACGGGCGCGACCGCGTCATCGACTACGTGAAGCAGAAGTACGGCGCCGAGTGCGTCTCGCAGATCGCGACCTTCGGCACGATGGCGGCAAAAGCCGTCGTGCGCGACGTCGGCCGCGTGCTCGGCATGCCCTATGGCGAGGTCGACCGCATCGCGAAGCTCGTGCCCTTCGAGCTGGGCATCACGCTCACCAAGGCGCTCGAGATGGAGCCGCAGCTGAAGGCCCTGGTGAAGGAGCAGGAAGGCGTGGCGGAGCTGATGGAGCTCGCCCTCTCGCTGGAAGGGCTCTCGCGCAACGTCGGCATGCACGCGGGCGGCGTGCTGATCGCGCCGGGCAAGCTGACCGACTTCACGCCGCTCTACAGCGCCGAGGGCTCCAACGCGCTCGTGAGCCAGTTCGACAAGGACGACGTCGAGAAGGCCGGGCTGGTGAAGTTCGACTTCCTCGGCCTCACCACGCTCACGATCATCGCCGAGGCGCAGCGCAACATCCGCTCCCTGGGCCAGCCGGACTTCGACGTGGAGAAGATCCCGCTCGACGATCCGCCGTCGTACAAGGTCTTCTCCTCCGGCAATACGGTCGCGATCTTCCAGTTCGAAAGCCGCGGCATGCGCGACCTCATCATGAAGGCGCGTCCCGACCGGCTGGAAGACCTCATCGCCTTGAACGCCCTCTACCGCCCGGGCCCGATGGACCTGATCCCCGAGTTCATCGAGAGGAAGCACGGCCGCCAGCGCTGGGAGTACCTCGATCCCCGGCTGAAGGAGATCCTCGAGCCCACCTACGGCGTCATGACGTACCAGGAGCACGTGATGACGATCGCCCAGGTGATCGGCGGCTATACGCTCGGCAGCGCCGACCTGCTGCGGCGGGCGATGGGCAAGAAGAAGCCCGAGGAGATGGCGAAGCAGCGCGAGATCTTCATGAAGGGCTCGGGCGAGCGCGGCCTGCCCGCGGTGAAGGCGAACATCCTCTTCGACCAGATGGAGAAGTTCGCGGGCTACGGCTTCAACAAGTCGCACTCCGCGGCGTACGCGCTGGTCGCCTACCAGACCGCGTTCCTCAAGGCGCACCACGCGGCCGCGTTCATGGCCGCCAACTTGTCGGCGGTGATGACGGACACCGACAAGGTCCAGTCGATCTACGACGACGCGGGCAAGAATGGCCTCAAGGTGGCGCCCCCGGACATCAACTCGGGCAGCTATCGCTTCGTGCCGCTCGACGACAAGAACATCCGCTACGGCCTGGGCGCGGTGAAGGGAACGGGCGAGGGCGCGATCGAGAACGTCGTCGCCGCGCGCGCCGTGGGCGGGCCGTTCAAGGACCTCGCCGATTTCTGCCGGCGCGTCGACCGCCGCGTGGTGAACCGCCGCGCGATGGAGGCCCTCATCAAGGCCGGTGCCTTCGACTCCGTCGAGCCCAACCGCGCGAGCCTCGCCGCGTCGCTCGGCGCGGCGATCGATGTCGCGGAGAAAGGCGAGCAGTTCGCCAACCAGGTGAGCCTCTTCGGCGGCGGGGACGATGCCAGCCATTCGGCCTTCACGCTCGTGTCCATGCCGCCCTGGCCGGAGCGCGAGCGCCTGCTGAACGAGAAGCAGAGCCTCGGCTTCTATCTATCCGGCCACCCGTTCAACGCGTACCGCGACGAGCTGCGCCGCATCGCCTCCACGCCGCTCGCGAAGGTGATGCCCACCAACTACGGCGAGACGGTGATGCTGGCCGGCGTCATCTACGGCGTGCAGATGCGCAACACGCGCCGCGGCCGCATGGCGATCCTCACGCTGGACGACGCCACGGCGAAGGTCGAGGTGGTGGTGTTCGGCGAGCTCTTCCACGAGAAGCGCGCCATCATCCAGGAAGACCAGGTGATCGCGCTCGCGGGCAAGGTGCAGAACGACGAATTCTCCGGGGGGCTGCGCGTCACGGCCGAGAAGCTGATGGATCTCTCCGAGGTGCGCGCGGCGCATGCCAAGCTGCTGCGGCTCAACATGAACGGCCAGGCCGAT includes the following:
- a CDS encoding TonB-dependent receptor, which translates into the protein MNLQRAFAVSILAFHVAAAFAQATPPAAPDDKAVPMAPIVVKASADASAEGLSPAYPGGQVARGGRAGILGTKDNLETPFSITAYTNELIQDKQARSVGDVLQNDPGVRIARGFGNFQEAYFIRGFILSSDDVAYNGLYSLLPRQYIATELFERVEVLRGATAFLGGASPGGDGIGGAINLLPKRAPNEPLNRVTLGFGDNSQYNVSADIARRFGPDGAMGVRINGAYRDGGTSIDDEHAELGLASIGLDWRSRDVRLSGDLGYQDNRLRQTRTNVSLGSGVTSVPGVPDAARNFAQPWSYSNEKDLFGTLRGEWDIARNVTLYGAYGLRRSEEANSLANITVDDGTTGASSVQRFDNTREDRVDTGEVGVRGKFRTGSVGHEWVVAASYFQGERDNAYAFDFFNSLPTNLYSPISHPQPAFSPATFYGNEISSPSLTGRTRLTSIAIGDTLSFLDNTLLATVGLRDQKLKVENFAYTTHAADPAYDDSRVSPAVGVVYRASKRLSLYANYIEGLTQGETAPSTAANLGEMLAPYVSKQKEVGVKYDAGRLGMSAAYFSTDKPRAIVDSSNTFTSNGEDRHQGLEFTLYGEAAPGLRVLGGATWLDAKQENTGSSATDGKRVIGVPRWQANFGIDWDIRAVEGLAVDARVVYTGSSFADGANTLEVPGWTRLDLGVRYLVEVQGKPVTLRARLDNATDKNYWASVGGFPGIGYLVVGAPRTFTLSGSVDF
- a CDS encoding PepSY-associated TM helix domain-containing protein, with translation MSPRALRITTWLHKWSSLVCTVFMLLLCLTGLPLIFHHEIGHLTGTEVEAPPMAAGTPHKPLEEILAAGHARHPQRVVQFASPDEEDPNIWFVTLTPSPEPTEDFKSVAVDARTAQVLKEPKFDEGFMYVMFKLHIDLFAGLAGKLFLGFMGLLLLVAIVTGVMLYAPFMRKLAFGDVRREKSPRVKWLDLHNLLGIVTLTWAFVVGATGMINTWADLLIKYWQYDSMTTLLAPYKGQPLVPAAERGSLQKAYDAALAHVPGTKVRFIAFPGTAFSSPHHTTFFMAGNTPLTSKLLKPVMVDAKTAAVTNAPDLPWYLTALLVSQPLHFGDYGGMPMKVLWALLDIATIFVLGSGLYLWLKRRQPQSLVEEAGAVVGETA
- a CDS encoding arsenate reductase, which encodes MVKVKVYGIPNCETVKKARAWLEVHGVEYDFHDYKKQGVDKGRLEKWVREHGWEAILNRSGMTFRKLDPALTQDLNAKKAVALMVAHPSAIKRPVLVEGSRTLVGFKPEAYQAAFPGKR
- the tadA gene encoding tRNA adenosine(34) deaminase TadA; this encodes MREALALAAEAARAGEVPVGAVVVKDGEVIGRGSNRPITNRDPTAHAEVVAMREAAARLGNYRLPGCELYVTLEPCAMCVGAMIHARVARVVYGARDPKTGACGSVVDLPAEARLNHHGTFEGGVLADESGAVLRKFFADRR
- the dnaE gene encoding DNA polymerase III subunit alpha, with translation MAAPRFVHLRLHSEYSIVDGMARVDAAVDAAAADGMPALAITDLGNLFGAVKFFQAARGVGVQPLVGCDLWITNERSRDHPYRAALLCRNREGYLALCALLTRAHVENHWRGRAEVRREWLKGVPGLIVLSGARSGDVGQALGASNLVQAEALAREWAADFPGAFYLEVQRADPERDEPYVRAAVALAGRLDIPVVATHPIQFVKREDYRAHEARVCIAQGYVLGDQRRPREFRPSQYFKTQDEMAELFADLPEALANTIEIARRCSFEFELGKSRLPDFPTPNGESIEDYLRKRSQEGLAMRLEALYPDAAARAEAAPTYAERLEFELKTIIQMGFAGYFLIVADFINWAQSHGVPVGPGRGSGAGSLVAYVLGITGLDPLRYELLFERFLNPERVSMPDFDIDFCQDGRDRVIDYVKQKYGAECVSQIATFGTMAAKAVVRDVGRVLGMPYGEVDRIAKLVPFELGITLTKALEMEPQLKALVKEQEGVAELMELALSLEGLSRNVGMHAGGVLIAPGKLTDFTPLYSAEGSNALVSQFDKDDVEKAGLVKFDFLGLTTLTIIAEAQRNIRSLGQPDFDVEKIPLDDPPSYKVFSSGNTVAIFQFESRGMRDLIMKARPDRLEDLIALNALYRPGPMDLIPEFIERKHGRQRWEYLDPRLKEILEPTYGVMTYQEHVMTIAQVIGGYTLGSADLLRRAMGKKKPEEMAKQREIFMKGSGERGLPAVKANILFDQMEKFAGYGFNKSHSAAYALVAYQTAFLKAHHAAAFMAANLSAVMTDTDKVQSIYDDAGKNGLKVAPPDINSGSYRFVPLDDKNIRYGLGAVKGTGEGAIENVVAARAVGGPFKDLADFCRRVDRRVVNRRAMEALIKAGAFDSVEPNRASLAASLGAAIDVAEKGEQFANQVSLFGGGDDASHSAFTLVSMPPWPERERLLNEKQSLGFYLSGHPFNAYRDELRRIASTPLAKVMPTNYGETVMLAGVIYGVQMRNTRRGRMAILTLDDATAKVEVVVFGELFHEKRAIIQEDQVIALAGKVQNDEFSGGLRVTAEKLMDLSEVRAAHAKLLRLNMNGQADSNKLRQVLAPYAGGACAVAIRYRNAQGECDIRLPDAYRVKVSEPLLASLNEWLREENVEVVY